The genomic interval TGGGTCTGACACTCGAACAGAGCATTACCTTTTACAGGCAATCAGTTCAGTATTTGGCGTTGAGGCTGTAGACTACAGTATAGTGCTGTATGTTAAAGGGTCTGGGGAATGTGTTTTAGAGAATAGCACAAACCCATCTGTTTCAATGTGTGAAGGTCGGTATCACCTCTTAGAGAATACTGATGAGAGTGTTCAAAAACTATTCATGAAAGTTGAGAACgtggtaaataaaaaaataagcaagtTTTTTATTCCATCATCCTATGAAATCTTTATGAAGGTTAAGTTTGaatcatgggaaaaaaaaagaattgaccTATTGACTGACTCCAAGGACAAACtggaagaaatgaaaagaatgcaggacagacagcgagaggctgagcaagccactgaatCCGATCTGATACAGTGGTCAAGCAATGACCGGCTACATCCAGACTGTAAGTATTCTGTCCATTCTGTGTTTTCcagtacatgtatatgtatatatatacatgagaTCTatatatgagatgatagatcagaatttcagttttcatttcctgatatttacatctagatctgttaaacaacttagaacatggcacctttagtTGCAGAGGTTAGCAAAAGTATGGtgacagatagtcttaaagttaataaaattaaataacacttaatatttgcttgcatagtccttgcttgcaataactgcatcaagcccgCACTCAATGACTTCACCAAACTGATGCATTCTTCTTatatgatgtttttccaatcgtGTACAACAGCtactttcagttgttgtttgtttgggggggttccccccttcagtctcctcttcaggaggtgaaatgttgCTCAATTGTCGTTCTAGCAATTTATTAGCCATTCGAATACTGTGAATGAGCTGGCATGTAGTGATGAAGCTCCAAAATCCCTCAAAATTAAAATGAGTTtagaaaataatattatatttatataatatagattgtttctattttaattagcaaaaaaaaaccccaaaaaacagtGCAATCATTTTTACCCAGTGGTATCAGAGTGTCATATTCTTTAATTTGAATTTAGTTAAGtagtaaattattttattaaattttgtcAGTCACAAATTTGGCTGCATTGCCATTTTATATAAGTAGATAGGTGATAGCATGCATGTGTTATCCATGATACAAGAGTTTTCCCCAGACGTCCTGTGAGCAGACATGCTTACTTTTCCTGTATGAGAAACCCATCCTGTGATCTGTGGGAGGTGTGGACGTGTTTGAATGCTTGACTGAATGTGTTAAATGCAtaactttacagtaaattaaactGAAATACATGAATTAACAAAGGATGTTGACTAAAAGTTTACCTTTTTTGGATGAAGATTAGCTTGAATTGCATTCATATGAATATTGGAAAACATTATAGTACTAACGTTGTaataatctcttttttttcaatcagtataaatggatacaaaCAGTTGAAAGAGGTGAGTATGAGAACATTCAATAGCATAACAGAAATAGTGAACTCACAAAACTTAATTATTACCCAAACAGAAAGTAAACAGGATTTAACtgtattaatttacatttagtgaTTATGATCAGCAAGTTTAGTTGGTTGGTTTTTTGTAAGGCCAAGTATAGCcctataaatatatgtatataggcacccttggtaaatatgagcaaagaaggttgtgaaaaattgttgtttaacattttgatcttgttttcaaaaaaaattcacaaaaatactctgctgtcatggatatcaaacaattgcaaacaaaacacaggttcatccaaaaaaatctttgttgattttttaaaaattaaatgtttaatttttaaaagttttaagaGCTAATTGGCACCACATTCATGCTGGAATCATCCTAACAGAGGGGGCTGGACAGCAAAATTTTACATGAAGCATGAACACAGCAGAGGTCAGCAAAACCATAAGCACTAATATAGACAAAGTACCTTAGTTAACACATTTAAGTGAAAACCTcccatttttattgtaattgtaagCAGCAAAATTGTGAACTATAAGGAGCTTTTACTTTCATTAggaaagccatttttttttcctttttttgagatgtttttaaatgaaaatgtcaatgATTGTATAAAGGCTAATCGAACATTATTGAACATATATCGTGAATTCTCAAAAACAGGATAATTGAATGAAAAGtatagctttttattattttttttcgttTGTATAGAACTTTGTATAGATGATCTCATGAGAAACTACAGACTAGAACACATAAGAAGACCACAGATACATGCTCAATACAGCACATACTGTATTGACAGAAGAAATGCTTTCTAAAATGTGCAATcttgatgtaaatatatatatatatatatatatatatatatatatatatatatatatatatatatatatatataattgggaTCTTGCCAAtagttttacattttctttttctttttgggaAATTGTGGTTCAGTGGTTTGCAGAAATTATAGAAATTGACTTGttaaatgtgtctttattttttaacctgtgTATTTATCTAAGATTTTGCATGCTTTTACTGATTTATATTACATGGTTTTATTTCCCAGTCAGAATATTTGGTATACTTGAATATTTGGTATGTTTCtatcatgttatttttttttttttagagctatGCATGAAATATTGTACATAAGATAGATTTGCTat from Ictalurus furcatus strain D&B chromosome 18, Billie_1.0, whole genome shotgun sequence carries:
- the LOC128622309 gene encoding GTPase IMAP family member 2-like isoform X2, yielding MRRRGHTGAQGETESTQDNEANFCESSLCDVRLSTDPKQQCRFILIGGDEAAKNDACRFILRTAQTQPFQRAYNQSCYMKEKCVRGRHVCVVKSLSYWLEHLASCWFISTGVKTIQKEMEHCISLVFPGPHAFLLVIRDGSDTRTEHYLLQAISSVFGVEAVDYSIVLYVKGSGECVLENSTNPSVSMCEGRYHLLENTDESVQKLFMKVENVVNKKISKFFIPSSYEIFMKVKFESWEKKRIDLLTDSKDKLEEMKRMQDRQREAEQATESDLIQWSSNDRLHPDL
- the LOC128622309 gene encoding GTPase IMAP family member 2-like isoform X1, with protein sequence MRRRGHTGAQGETESTQDNEANFCESSLCDVRLSTDPKQQCRFILIGGDEAAKNDACRFILRTAQTQPFQRAYNQSCYMKEKCVRGRHVCVVKSLSYWLEHLASCWFISTGVKTIQKEMEHCISLVFPGPHAFLLVIRDGSDTRTEHYLLQAISSVFGVEAVDYSIVLYVKGSGECVLENSTNPSVSMCEGRYHLLENTDESVQKLFMKVENVVNKKISKFFIPSSYEIFMKVKFESWEKKRIDLLTDSKDKLEEMKRMQDRQREAEQATESDLIQWSSNDRLHPDCKYSVHSVFSSTCICIYIHEIYI